In Leptospira stimsonii, a single window of DNA contains:
- a CDS encoding anthranilate synthase component II: protein MLLLIDNYDSFTYNLYQYFCQIGNNVEVFRNDRISLNEINELAPKGIILSPGPGRPEDSKVCLDVIRELGGKVPIFGVCLGHQAIGLVHGGKIVSAPSIMHGKVSLIEHDGRDIYKGIPSPFVATRYHSLVIQPESMPAELEVASKTPDGVIMGVRHKTKKHLYGVQFHPESIMTSAGLDLVRNFSSIVQEL from the coding sequence ATGCTTCTCCTGATCGATAATTACGATTCTTTCACATACAATCTCTATCAGTATTTTTGCCAGATCGGAAATAACGTGGAAGTGTTTCGTAACGATAGAATTTCATTAAACGAAATCAACGAACTCGCACCCAAGGGAATCATTCTTTCTCCGGGTCCGGGACGTCCCGAAGATTCCAAGGTTTGTCTCGATGTGATCCGTGAACTCGGAGGCAAGGTTCCCATTTTCGGAGTTTGTCTCGGACACCAAGCGATCGGTCTAGTTCACGGAGGAAAGATCGTTTCCGCTCCTTCGATCATGCACGGAAAGGTTTCTCTCATCGAACACGATGGACGAGATATTTATAAGGGGATTCCTTCTCCTTTTGTGGCGACTCGTTATCATTCTCTCGTCATTCAACCGGAAAGTATGCCGGCGGAATTAGAAGTGGCTTCTAAAACTCCGGATGGGGTGATCATGGGAGTTCGTCACAAAACAAAAAAACATCTCTACGGAGTTCAGTTTCATCCGGAATCCATTATGACCAGCGCGGGTTTGGATCTGGTCAGAAATTTTTCCTCAATCGTTCAGGAGTTATGA
- a CDS encoding ABC transporter ATP-binding protein yields the protein MKLFFRLLSYSVHYKYRFALGIVFALLTAILNAVSLTAFIPLFDSLGNDKQTRFQLQLTLPEQRILLKEKVFGDESLDGLERTKLLLIDVKEWINGRTKGLEPKEVVWAICIIVMPLYLLKLITYLLSVFCIATAGYKAVRDIRQELFEKNQLLPLTYFFKEKTGMMMSRIINDVEVVAAVISSNFRDATINFFYVITHLMVLLYLNTELLVVACLTVPVIILPVTLFTRKITKSTMRSQEKMADLNANIQEMISGIKVIRVFNTEKYEQGKFGKINHNVYRRNFKGQFYLQIAPSLVELTSSIVVLGFFAAGASLIYNGRFTQGEFMAFLLTLLFLLRPLTQLSQMVGKITQAIASGKRIFEIIDLETEDHSEESKISAPPLETSIEFKNLFFSYPGTNTAVLKDINLKVRKGETIALIGASGCGKSTLMDLLPRFFDPTSGSIEFDGTDIRDISLGDLRKKIGIVTQDIFLFHGSVADNIAYGKPGATRKDVIRAARLAHAHDFIKKMDNGYDSILGVRGLNLSGGQRQRLVIARALLRDPEIMILDEATSALDVESERLVSDALRRLYANRTTFVIAHRLSTIKDIPRIIVMDNGKIVEEGDHNSLYEQNGIYRKLSDNQFAANNGVLP from the coding sequence ATGAAGCTTTTTTTCAGGCTTTTGTCTTACTCCGTACATTACAAGTATCGATTCGCTTTGGGAATCGTATTTGCGCTTTTGACGGCGATCCTCAACGCCGTTTCACTCACCGCATTCATTCCTCTTTTTGATTCGCTAGGCAACGACAAGCAAACCCGTTTTCAGTTGCAACTAACTTTGCCGGAACAAAGAATTCTTCTCAAAGAGAAGGTGTTTGGAGACGAGTCTCTTGACGGACTGGAAAGGACTAAACTTCTTTTGATCGACGTAAAGGAATGGATCAACGGAAGAACCAAAGGCCTCGAACCGAAGGAAGTCGTTTGGGCGATTTGTATCATCGTCATGCCGCTCTATCTTTTGAAGTTGATCACCTATCTTTTATCCGTTTTCTGTATCGCTACGGCCGGATACAAAGCAGTTCGGGACATTCGACAAGAATTGTTCGAGAAGAATCAACTTCTTCCTCTAACTTACTTCTTCAAAGAAAAAACCGGGATGATGATGAGCAGAATCATCAACGACGTGGAAGTCGTGGCCGCCGTGATCTCGAGCAACTTCCGCGACGCGACGATCAACTTTTTTTACGTGATCACTCACTTAATGGTTTTATTATATTTGAATACGGAACTGCTCGTAGTCGCCTGCCTCACTGTGCCAGTGATCATTCTTCCCGTAACTTTGTTTACGAGAAAGATCACAAAATCGACGATGCGTTCCCAGGAAAAAATGGCGGACCTCAACGCCAACATCCAAGAGATGATTTCCGGAATCAAGGTGATACGCGTTTTTAACACCGAAAAATACGAACAAGGAAAATTCGGGAAGATCAATCACAACGTCTATCGGAGAAACTTCAAAGGTCAATTTTATCTTCAGATCGCGCCTTCTCTTGTCGAGTTGACCTCCTCGATCGTAGTTCTCGGTTTTTTTGCCGCGGGTGCGAGTCTCATCTACAACGGAAGGTTTACTCAGGGAGAATTTATGGCGTTTCTCCTAACGTTGCTTTTTCTCTTGAGACCGTTGACTCAACTTTCGCAAATGGTCGGAAAGATCACACAGGCGATCGCTTCCGGAAAACGAATATTCGAAATCATCGATTTGGAAACGGAAGACCACAGCGAAGAAAGTAAAATCTCCGCGCCGCCTTTGGAAACGAGCATCGAATTTAAGAATTTATTCTTTTCTTATCCCGGAACAAACACGGCAGTTCTCAAAGACATAAATCTCAAGGTGAGAAAGGGAGAAACGATCGCGCTTATCGGAGCGAGCGGTTGTGGAAAGTCTACACTCATGGATTTACTTCCACGCTTCTTTGATCCGACCTCGGGTTCGATCGAATTTGACGGAACAGATATTCGGGATATAAGTCTCGGGGATCTTCGAAAAAAGATCGGCATCGTAACTCAGGATATATTTTTATTTCACGGATCCGTTGCGGATAATATCGCCTATGGAAAACCCGGAGCGACCCGCAAAGACGTGATCCGCGCGGCACGACTTGCACACGCTCACGACTTTATCAAAAAGATGGACAACGGATACGATAGCATTCTCGGAGTAAGAGGACTTAATCTTTCCGGTGGTCAGAGACAAAGACTCGTGATCGCTCGGGCGCTATTACGCGACCCCGAAATTATGATCTTGGATGAAGCGACTTCCGCGTTGGACGTGGAATCGGAACGTCTTGTAAGCGATGCACTTCGACGTTTGTATGCGAATCGTACAACGTTTGTGATTGCTCATAGGCTTTCCACGATCAAAGACATTCCGAGAATCATCGTAATGGACAACGGAAAGATCGTGGAAGAGGGAGATCACAATTCCTTATATGAGCAAAACGGAATCTATCGAAAACTTTCCGACAATCAATTTGCGGCCAATAACGGAGTATTACCATGA
- a CDS encoding response regulator: MKKIVLIVDDNDRYANNLKVWFEKNGFETVRAVDATQGWEIYSQDKNRFHTIVTDITMETQTSGLWMIRKIHKDGYQGNKIIATTGFDFPGVMFLSSSILPSFAGIGWMVPKVPLKEGNVVFLPTSLKKKIPYESIL, encoded by the coding sequence ATGAAAAAGATCGTTTTGATCGTAGACGATAACGACCGCTATGCGAACAATCTCAAGGTTTGGTTTGAAAAAAACGGATTTGAAACCGTTCGTGCGGTGGACGCGACGCAGGGTTGGGAAATCTATTCTCAGGATAAGAATCGATTTCATACGATCGTGACGGATATCACGATGGAAACCCAGACTTCGGGTCTTTGGATGATTCGCAAGATTCACAAGGACGGTTATCAGGGAAACAAAATCATCGCGACCACGGGTTTTGATTTTCCGGGAGTTATGTTTCTTTCCAGTTCGATTCTTCCAAGTTTTGCGGGAATCGGATGGATGGTTCCGAAGGTTCCTTTGAAGGAAGGAAACGTGGTTTTCCTTCCTACTTCGTTGAAAAAGAAAATTCCTTACGAATCAATTCTCTGA
- a CDS encoding HEAT repeat domain-containing protein — protein MSLYSKLKKYFLLVLVFGILSSVVNADSGNRLQEESKLPKTVDAPEESATGTGESSDGNSSSGLNVDDPRNLTEESDGVSSYERRKRKDLTPKERQEIDYDLSLKKGILIVFRAEAEKRYKTLDRMALTHPIPRVRAAAVLALGRMGRGGVKTLHHVIERDGEAVRQAAYKALADIGSPSSLDYFFRGIKSNDPDIQFSSWRGMGKTKDPSARDALIRQGIRSTRTEIVKASLLGLAAFQVNDDLKLFKTYLDSEDPDLQKTAIEALGIHKTRASLKILEQTLETKPELVKNIVEAIGQNTSLYGTFSFIRILESSTSEELNQRILAQLYLRKAFSQFGTVQVEGGYAQENPYPTSRRLRNLTLGEVGKILKKSDRRFIQKVGDKFVEDHYYLLLLESKNPESYYETVQSWVFGPFLKMRTILAPPREKKGKRYKRKPTTFTPASDMEETDPASPSNADQTPESGSPSEN, from the coding sequence ATGTCCTTATATTCCAAACTTAAAAAGTATTTTCTCTTGGTTCTCGTATTCGGCATTTTGAGTTCCGTAGTAAATGCGGATTCCGGAAATCGACTTCAAGAAGAATCCAAACTTCCGAAAACGGTGGATGCACCGGAGGAATCGGCGACAGGAACCGGAGAATCTTCCGATGGAAATTCATCCAGCGGTCTGAATGTGGACGATCCCAGAAATCTTACGGAAGAATCCGACGGAGTTTCCTCATACGAGAGAAGAAAAAGAAAAGACCTTACTCCGAAAGAAAGACAGGAAATCGACTATGATCTTTCTCTCAAAAAAGGGATTCTAATCGTATTTCGCGCGGAAGCGGAAAAGCGGTATAAAACACTGGATCGTATGGCCCTTACTCATCCGATTCCGAGAGTTCGTGCGGCCGCCGTTTTAGCGTTAGGAAGAATGGGGCGTGGCGGCGTAAAAACTCTTCACCATGTGATCGAAAGAGACGGAGAAGCGGTAAGACAGGCCGCCTACAAGGCGTTAGCCGATATTGGTTCCCCCTCTTCTCTGGATTATTTTTTTAGGGGAATCAAGTCGAACGATCCGGATATTCAGTTCTCTTCTTGGAGAGGAATGGGAAAAACAAAGGATCCTTCCGCTAGGGACGCGCTCATACGCCAAGGAATCCGTTCCACGAGAACCGAAATAGTAAAAGCCTCCCTTTTGGGTCTGGCGGCGTTTCAAGTGAACGACGACCTCAAATTATTCAAAACGTATCTGGATTCGGAAGATCCGGACTTGCAAAAAACCGCGATCGAAGCGTTGGGAATTCATAAAACGAGAGCTTCTTTAAAAATTTTAGAACAAACCCTGGAAACAAAGCCGGAATTAGTGAAGAATATCGTGGAAGCGATCGGACAAAACACAAGCCTCTACGGAACGTTCTCCTTTATTCGGATATTGGAAAGCTCCACTTCGGAGGAATTGAATCAGAGAATTTTGGCGCAACTTTATCTCCGTAAGGCGTTCTCTCAATTCGGAACGGTACAAGTGGAAGGCGGGTACGCACAGGAGAATCCGTATCCAACTTCCCGCAGACTTCGTAATCTTACGTTAGGCGAAGTAGGAAAGATCCTAAAGAAAAGCGATCGTCGATTTATCCAAAAAGTTGGCGATAAATTCGTGGAAGATCATTACTACTTACTTCTTTTAGAATCTAAAAATCCGGAAAGTTATTATGAGACGGTTCAGTCCTGGGTATTCGGTCCTTTTCTGAAAATGAGAACGATCCTTGCTCCTCCGAGAGAGAAAAAAGGGAAAAGATACAAACGGAAACCGACTACGTTTACTCCGGCTTCCGATATGGAAGAGACCGACCCCGCAAGTCCGTCTAACGCGGATCAAACGCCGGAAAGCGGTTCCCCTTCAGAGAATTGA